GCATTAACACAACAAGAAAAAATTTCTGATATGTATCTCCCTCCAGTTGTATCAAGTCCTAATGCTACTACAATACGTGGGTTCACATAACCCATGACCGTATCAATATATGCCAAACTTATTACTTTAGACAGGTTCGGATCGTTTGTTGTACATGCAATTGGATTGGTTGGATCCCACCACTCCCAGGTTGGACTTGAAGGTGTAGGCAAAATTAATGGAAACAAACCTTCAATATTCTCCTGATGCGGGATAGTGTCTCCCAAATGGGATACTAAAACAGTATTCGCACGTATTGAGAAAGGATCACTCCATGTAACAGTTTTTAAAATATCATTATTGCCTAACCTATTCGCTCTCCTGATGGCATCGTGGCTCCCGCTAACTATTACTACAAGTTTACCCGTAAGAGGAACAATAACCCAATCCGTAGTATATGGGGCAAAAGGATCATCTACATTGTGTAAACCCACCATTGGCACATCTCCGACTTCTAACCAGGTGGAGTCAGGCAGAGCACCACCGAGATTAACAGCCATGTGAATTTCTGAGCTGTAACCCGGATGATTTTCTGTATTTAAAGGGCGATCCGGTGCCCCCATTCCCAAGCCAT
The Cytophagales bacterium DNA segment above includes these coding regions:
- a CDS encoding T9SS type A sorting domain-containing protein, whose product is YVSYACASLDRFDGEMNLPKFIDPACPSPPLCSVIDTALSGDMYGLGMGAPDRPLNTENHPGYSSEIHMAVNLGGALPDSTWLEVGDVPMVGLHNVDDPFAPYTTDWVIVPLTGKLVVIVSGSHDAIRRANRLGNNDILKTVTWSDPFSIRANTVLVSHLGDTIPHQENIEGLFPLILPTPSSPTWEWWDPTNPIACTTNDPNLSKVISLAYIDTVMGYVNPRIVVALGLDTTGGRYISEIFSCCVNAIEENIDPGSITIYPNPANTSLTIHSKDPSDPILVIELYNATGQMVRRVFNVNITSRYALKRKGLPNGLYMIKVKTKEGNTMKKVVFE